In a single window of the Candidatus Dormiibacterota bacterium genome:
- a CDS encoding branched-chain amino acid ABC transporter permease, translating into MSTSLLAYALIGGILYGIFFALVGVGLNLIFGVMRMINLAHGQFVLLGGYGAFLLVQHLHLNPIFGIPLAVAGAIVVGIPLYAAVVPRLQASRDPEMLSFILFFGIAQMLDAVLTMVFGANQRSLPETALGSGNIGVLGQQFPDSWWVGAAASLLAIGGLYLYFTRTRLGFATRAIMANREEALATGIDVERVSAIAFIIGLALAGIAGVFVPYLLGSISPDIGNELTTTSFAVIIIGSLGNPLGTIVGGLVFGIGTMYMQTFFPSWSNLVPYALLVIIVLIRPSGLLGKAVRVT; encoded by the coding sequence ATGAGCACGAGTCTTCTTGCCTACGCATTGATCGGCGGCATCCTGTACGGGATATTCTTCGCATTGGTCGGCGTGGGCCTCAACCTGATCTTCGGCGTGATGCGCATGATCAATCTCGCGCACGGGCAGTTCGTGCTGCTCGGCGGGTACGGCGCATTTCTGCTCGTCCAACACCTGCATCTCAACCCGATTTTCGGCATTCCGTTAGCGGTGGCCGGCGCGATCGTCGTCGGCATTCCGCTCTATGCCGCGGTCGTGCCGCGCCTACAGGCCAGCCGCGACCCCGAGATGCTCTCGTTCATCCTCTTCTTCGGCATCGCTCAAATGCTCGACGCGGTGCTGACGATGGTCTTCGGCGCCAACCAGCGCTCGCTGCCCGAAACGGCGCTGGGCAGCGGGAACATCGGCGTTCTTGGGCAGCAATTCCCCGATAGCTGGTGGGTCGGCGCGGCCGCAAGCCTGCTGGCGATAGGCGGCCTCTACCTCTACTTCACCCGGACGCGCCTCGGTTTTGCGACGCGCGCAATCATGGCGAATCGTGAGGAAGCACTCGCGACCGGCATCGATGTCGAGCGCGTCTCCGCGATTGCGTTCATCATCGGCCTTGCGCTGGCCGGCATCGCGGGCGTCTTCGTGCCGTATCTCCTCGGTTCGATATCGCCCGACATCGGCAACGAACTCACGACCACATCGTTTGCAGTCATCATCATCGGTTCGCTCGGCAACCCGCTGGGCACCATCGTCGGAGGATTGGTATTCGGCATCGGCACGATGTACATGCAAACGTTCTTTCCATCGTGGTCGAATCTGGTGCCCTACGCACTGCTCGTGATCATCGTGCTCATTCGCCCGTCCGGCTTGCTCGGCAAAGCCGTGCGGGTCACCTAA
- a CDS encoding family 1 glycosylhydrolase — MPQPMRFGVATADHQCEAYDGHDDIRDVWERVRGLVPRGKATDFWNRYREDVALARSLGCTAFRLSLSWARLEPKPGVWDDAAFAHYRDVLQTMRDAGMQTVVTLVHNTWPLHVQAAGDGAGLLDAGFPDRMVAYAAIVAQRLGDLIDYYVTLNEPNQLVYGWIRGFWMRSYAMPPGQPPYMTSDRQMEDVLKLIPNLFRAHALSRAAIQRYHPRAPVGTNPLVLGLPRWLQRWIDRNATHLQSPEQAKRQAARLSQPWLLEGGQVDISIAQITMTQTREERTLFSEPYYTTHLCVLHPASLTLPQDFAYWTGRVGVVSDMLPAKLATGSLPAAQVRYFAGVADAVAALRGGELDAVFDDDVVLRQYANAPLSLTRLPGPGQHFAIAMAFGSRTLLNTVDLALRDLKRTHPDMPDVLNRKTIANLGTSKVQAGAVGSHDGDTPVVPDMDESVRRIRKRGVLRVGIHPGIPGLCEAAGDTHLPPAQRYAGLEPEIARRLALRILGDGNKVEFVPLRGDKRFGATHSWLQTLFALRKSIAMFGTLLGTNWWNLGMAGKLPAFLCPPECIGALDYVGVDYYWGVPSFWPPELHRLSAAAEFKYASAPVWPGALDAILREQAQTFPGKPIIVIENGCVTNADGFTRAKYLDAHVREVRRAVDRGVPVAAYLCWSITSNREWGLVFDDNSDFGLYHIDLDTDPSLTRTPTDASTRYAQLIAGAPPEA; from the coding sequence ATGCCCCAACCGATGCGCTTCGGCGTTGCCACCGCCGATCATCAGTGCGAAGCCTACGACGGCCACGACGACATTCGCGACGTGTGGGAGCGCGTGCGCGGCCTGGTCCCGCGCGGCAAAGCGACCGATTTCTGGAATCGCTATCGCGAAGACGTGGCGCTCGCGCGATCGCTCGGGTGCACGGCGTTCCGGCTCTCGCTCTCGTGGGCGCGGCTCGAGCCGAAGCCGGGCGTCTGGGACGACGCGGCGTTCGCGCACTATCGCGACGTGCTGCAAACCATGCGCGACGCGGGCATGCAGACCGTGGTCACTCTGGTGCACAACACGTGGCCGCTCCACGTGCAGGCTGCGGGCGACGGCGCGGGGCTGCTCGATGCAGGCTTTCCCGATCGCATGGTCGCGTATGCGGCGATCGTCGCGCAGCGCCTCGGCGATCTGATCGACTACTACGTCACGCTGAACGAACCGAATCAACTCGTTTACGGATGGATCCGCGGTTTTTGGATGCGCAGCTATGCGATGCCGCCCGGGCAGCCGCCATATATGACGAGCGATCGCCAGATGGAAGACGTGCTCAAGCTGATCCCGAATCTCTTTCGCGCGCACGCCCTATCGCGCGCGGCGATCCAACGCTATCATCCGCGCGCGCCAGTCGGAACTAACCCGCTCGTGCTCGGCCTGCCGCGCTGGCTGCAGCGCTGGATCGATCGCAACGCAACGCACCTGCAATCGCCCGAACAGGCGAAGCGGCAAGCGGCGCGGCTCTCGCAACCGTGGCTGCTCGAAGGCGGCCAAGTCGATATCTCGATCGCGCAGATCACGATGACGCAGACGCGCGAAGAGCGCACGCTCTTTTCGGAGCCGTATTACACCACGCACCTCTGCGTGCTGCATCCCGCGTCGTTGACGCTACCGCAAGATTTCGCATATTGGACCGGGCGCGTCGGCGTCGTCTCCGATATGCTGCCCGCAAAGCTCGCAACCGGTAGCCTTCCAGCGGCACAAGTTCGATACTTTGCCGGTGTAGCGGACGCGGTCGCCGCGTTGCGCGGCGGCGAACTCGACGCGGTGTTCGACGACGACGTCGTCCTGCGCCAATATGCGAACGCACCGCTCTCGCTTACGCGGCTACCGGGGCCCGGCCAACACTTCGCGATCGCCATGGCCTTCGGCAGCCGCACGCTGCTCAACACCGTCGATCTCGCGCTGCGCGATTTAAAACGTACCCATCCCGATATGCCGGACGTGCTGAATCGCAAAACGATCGCGAACCTCGGCACATCGAAGGTGCAAGCGGGCGCCGTCGGGTCGCACGACGGCGATACGCCGGTGGTGCCGGATATGGACGAATCGGTGCGGCGCATCCGCAAGCGCGGCGTACTGCGAGTCGGCATTCACCCGGGCATTCCCGGTCTTTGCGAAGCGGCGGGCGACACGCATCTGCCGCCGGCGCAGCGCTACGCCGGCCTCGAGCCGGAGATCGCCCGTCGGCTTGCGCTGCGCATTCTCGGCGACGGGAATAAGGTCGAATTCGTGCCGTTACGAGGCGATAAGCGCTTCGGCGCGACGCATTCGTGGTTACAGACGCTCTTCGCGCTGCGCAAGAGTATCGCCATGTTCGGCACGCTGCTGGGCACGAATTGGTGGAATCTCGGCATGGCCGGCAAACTTCCCGCGTTTCTCTGCCCGCCTGAGTGTATCGGCGCGCTCGATTACGTCGGCGTCGATTATTACTGGGGCGTTCCGTCCTTCTGGCCGCCCGAACTCCATCGCCTCAGCGCCGCCGCCGAATTCAAATACGCCAGCGCTCCCGTTTGGCCGGGCGCGCTCGATGCGATTCTGCGCGAGCAAGCGCAAACGTTCCCCGGGAAGCCGATCATCGTCATCGAGAACGGCTGCGTTACGAATGCCGACGGATTCACGCGCGCCAAGTACCTGGATGCGCATGTCCGCGAAGTGCGGCGCGCGGTCGATCGCGGCGTCCCCGTCGCCGCCTATCTCTGCTGGAGCATCACCTCCAACCGCGAGTGGGGCCTGGTCTTCGACGACAACAGCGACTTCGGGCTCTACCACATCGATCTCGATACCGATCCTTCCCTCACCCGCACCCCCACCGACGCCAGCACCCGCTACGCCCAGCTCATCGCCGGAGCGCCGCCCGAGGCCTAG
- a CDS encoding alpha-hydroxy acid oxidase: MRKATSISDLREMALHRVPRAFFQYGDHGSYAQATLNANRHGLEALNFRQRIGIDVGSRDLSTTIAGEPSSLPFAFGPIGLLGMQHGDGEILACRAAQAAGIPFCLSTMSICSIEDVAAAVEKPFWFQLYVMRDRGFVRDMIARAVAARCSALMVTMDMNMLGQRHCDVKNGLTVPPKVTLANLVDVATKPSWGLSVLRGKRKTFGNLAGRIKGMDSVTTLSQWVSTQFDPTLNWRDIEWIRGLWPGPLVIKGVLDVEDARIAATSGATSIVVSNHGGRQLDGAPSSISVLPAIAEAVGSQTEVLFDGGIRSGQDVLRALALGAHACIIGRAYIYGLGAGGEAGVTRAIEILRTELDTTMALTGTTSVRSVSRNVIA, encoded by the coding sequence CTGCGTAAGGCGACCTCGATCTCCGACCTGCGCGAGATGGCCCTGCACCGTGTGCCGCGCGCGTTCTTCCAGTACGGCGATCACGGCTCGTATGCGCAGGCAACGCTGAACGCGAATCGGCACGGGCTCGAAGCCCTCAACTTTCGGCAGCGCATCGGCATCGACGTCGGCTCGCGCGATCTCTCAACCACGATCGCGGGCGAGCCCTCGTCGCTGCCGTTCGCGTTTGGGCCGATCGGCCTCTTAGGCATGCAGCACGGGGACGGCGAGATTCTTGCGTGTCGCGCCGCGCAGGCGGCGGGCATCCCCTTCTGCTTGAGCACCATGTCGATCTGCTCCATCGAAGACGTCGCGGCTGCGGTCGAAAAGCCGTTCTGGTTCCAGCTCTACGTCATGCGCGATCGCGGCTTCGTGCGCGATATGATCGCGCGCGCCGTCGCCGCGCGCTGCAGCGCGCTCATGGTGACGATGGATATGAACATGCTCGGGCAACGCCATTGCGACGTGAAGAACGGCCTCACGGTGCCGCCCAAAGTGACGCTTGCGAATCTCGTCGACGTCGCCACCAAACCGAGCTGGGGGTTGAGCGTGCTGCGCGGCAAGCGCAAAACTTTCGGCAATCTCGCCGGGCGCATCAAGGGCATGGATAGCGTCACCACCCTCTCGCAGTGGGTCTCCACGCAATTCGATCCGACGCTGAACTGGCGCGATATCGAATGGATTCGCGGGCTCTGGCCGGGGCCGCTCGTCATCAAAGGCGTGCTCGATGTCGAAGACGCGCGCATCGCGGCTACAAGCGGCGCCACCTCGATCGTCGTTTCCAATCACGGCGGGCGCCAGCTCGACGGCGCACCGTCGAGCATCTCGGTACTGCCCGCCATCGCGGAAGCCGTCGGCTCGCAGACCGAGGTGCTCTTCGACGGCGGCATCCGTAGCGGGCAAGACGTGCTGCGCGCGCTCGCCCTCGGCGCGCACGCCTGCATCATCGGGCGCGCGTACATCTACGGCCTGGGCGCGGGCGGCGAAGCCGGCGTCACGCGCGCGATCGAGATCCTGCGCACCGAACTCGATACGACGATGGCCCTCACCGGCACCACCTCCGTCCGCTCCGTCAGCCGAAACGTGATCGCGTAA
- a CDS encoding HPF/RaiA family ribosome-associated protein — protein sequence MIPIIHTTFKGMDQSDALESLVRKEATKLERFFDGITSCSVVIDKPKHHIEGSQYQVRIVLDVPGEQIVVSKDPSEHATLARTETQRVHKSQELDTVHKYAQVAVQDAFRRAGRRLEDYARHLAGAVKTHEPVVTAEVATLGEDFGFLRAPDGHEVYFHRNSVLNDGFKHLRVGSAVRFVEEAGEKGAQASTVTPVDHRSA from the coding sequence ATGATTCCGATCATTCACACGACGTTCAAGGGCATGGACCAGAGCGACGCGCTGGAAAGCCTGGTCCGCAAGGAAGCAACGAAACTCGAGCGCTTCTTCGACGGGATCACGAGTTGCAGCGTCGTGATCGACAAGCCGAAGCACCACATCGAGGGATCGCAGTATCAGGTTCGCATCGTGCTCGACGTTCCCGGCGAACAGATCGTCGTCAGCAAGGACCCAAGCGAGCATGCGACGCTAGCCCGGACGGAAACGCAACGCGTCCACAAGAGCCAAGAGCTCGACACCGTCCACAAGTACGCGCAAGTCGCGGTGCAAGATGCGTTTCGAAGAGCCGGCCGCCGTTTGGAGGACTACGCCCGGCATCTTGCAGGAGCGGTGAAGACCCACGAGCCTGTGGTCACCGCCGAGGTCGCGACGTTGGGCGAGGATTTTGGCTTCTTACGCGCGCCCGACGGGCACGAAGTGTACTTCCACCGCAATAGCGTTCTGAACGACGGGTTCAAACATTTGCGCGTCGGTTCAGCCGTTAGATTCGTGGAGGAAGCCGGCGAGAAAGGTGCCCAGGCGAGCACGGTCACTCCGGTCGATCACCGCAGCGCGTAA
- a CDS encoding long-chain-fatty-acid--CoA ligase — MKTPLTPLEFMRRARRLYGTREAVVDEGLRLTYEALFERCDRWSAILQGYGIGKGDRVAYVAPNTHALLEAFYAVPQIGAILVPINYRLTPNDFAYIINHSGARVVCAHADYLDAIESIRDQIPGVERVIALEGEKPDWLDYETELARGSAADVVRPDISEDDLITINYTSGTTANPKGVMITHRNAYFNSVGTLVHVHMTPDDRYLWTLPMFHANGWTFVWTVTAAGGTHVCLRKVEPARIFALINQERVTMLCAAPTVLIGIANAPQELRSGMRRGVRVLTAGAPPAAATIERIEHDLGWEVTHVYGLTETAPFITICEPLAEHVELSPGERARIKARQGVELITSGELTVVDERGDEVPHDGATAGEIVVRGNVVMEGYFNDPEATARAFYGGVFHTGDAAVVHPDGYVEIRDRLKDVIISGGENISSVEVEGLLLRHPAVQEVAVVGIPDERWGEAPHAFVIVAGGASVSEEELRAFARDAMAHFKVPKTFHFVAELPKTATGKIQKFVLRGRSSAIGTQ, encoded by the coding sequence ATGAAGACACCGCTGACCCCGCTGGAATTCATGCGCCGTGCCCGCCGCCTCTACGGCACACGCGAAGCCGTCGTCGACGAGGGCCTGCGCCTCACGTACGAGGCCTTGTTCGAGCGATGCGACCGATGGTCGGCAATCCTACAAGGCTACGGCATCGGCAAGGGCGACCGCGTCGCATACGTCGCGCCAAACACGCACGCCTTGCTCGAAGCCTTCTACGCCGTGCCGCAGATCGGCGCGATTTTGGTGCCGATCAATTATCGCCTTACGCCGAACGACTTCGCATACATCATCAATCACAGCGGCGCGCGGGTCGTCTGCGCTCATGCCGATTATCTGGACGCGATCGAGAGCATTCGCGACCAAATCCCCGGCGTCGAGCGCGTGATCGCGCTCGAAGGCGAGAAGCCCGACTGGCTCGATTACGAAACCGAGCTGGCGCGCGGCTCGGCGGCCGATGTCGTGCGGCCGGACATTTCCGAAGACGATCTCATCACGATCAACTACACCAGCGGCACAACCGCCAATCCGAAGGGCGTGATGATCACGCACCGCAATGCGTACTTCAATTCGGTCGGTACGCTGGTGCACGTGCACATGACGCCCGACGACCGCTATCTGTGGACGCTGCCGATGTTTCATGCCAACGGCTGGACGTTCGTGTGGACCGTGACGGCCGCCGGCGGCACGCACGTGTGCCTGCGCAAAGTCGAGCCCGCGAGGATCTTTGCGCTGATCAACCAGGAGCGGGTGACGATGCTGTGCGCGGCGCCCACGGTCCTGATCGGCATCGCGAACGCCCCGCAAGAGCTGCGCAGCGGTATGCGCCGGGGAGTGCGCGTCCTTACGGCAGGCGCGCCGCCGGCCGCTGCGACGATCGAGCGCATCGAGCACGACTTGGGCTGGGAGGTGACGCACGTGTACGGCCTCACCGAGACCGCTCCGTTCATTACGATCTGCGAACCGCTCGCGGAGCATGTGGAGCTCTCGCCCGGCGAACGCGCGCGCATCAAAGCGCGGCAGGGTGTGGAATTGATTACCTCGGGCGAACTGACCGTCGTCGACGAACGCGGGGACGAGGTGCCGCACGACGGTGCGACCGCCGGCGAGATCGTCGTGCGCGGCAACGTGGTGATGGAAGGCTACTTCAACGATCCCGAAGCGACGGCGCGCGCGTTCTACGGCGGCGTTTTTCACACCGGCGACGCGGCGGTGGTGCATCCGGACGGCTACGTGGAGATTCGCGATCGTCTCAAAGACGTGATTATCAGCGGCGGCGAGAACATCTCTTCGGTCGAGGTGGAGGGCTTGCTCTTACGTCATCCTGCCGTGCAAGAAGTTGCGGTGGTCGGCATTCCGGACGAGCGATGGGGCGAAGCGCCGCACGCATTCGTCATCGTCGCCGGCGGTGCAAGCGTTAGCGAAGAAGAACTGCGCGCGTTCGCGCGCGACGCGATGGCGCACTTCAAGGTGCCCAAAACCTTCCACTTCGTCGCGGAGCTACCCAAAACCGCAACCGGCAAAATCCAGAAATTCGTCCTGCGCGGCCGCTCCAGCGCCATCGGCACACAATAG
- a CDS encoding carboxymuconolactone decarboxylase family protein: MSQSERIAKGKALRRTVLGSAYVDKPGPQPTKFQAAFAAFAEEHCWANVWIRPGLALRDRSVINLAILASLARWPEFEVHVRGALNNGITEDEIVEIILQAGVYAGIPIASEAFRAADRVIAAYRAENG; this comes from the coding sequence ATGAGCCAGAGCGAACGCATTGCCAAGGGGAAGGCGCTGAGGCGCACGGTGCTAGGATCGGCATACGTGGACAAGCCGGGGCCGCAGCCAACGAAGTTTCAAGCCGCATTTGCGGCGTTTGCGGAAGAGCACTGTTGGGCCAACGTGTGGATACGCCCGGGGCTCGCGCTGCGCGATCGCAGCGTGATCAACCTCGCGATCCTCGCGTCGCTGGCACGCTGGCCGGAGTTTGAAGTACACGTGCGCGGAGCGCTGAACAACGGCATTACCGAGGACGAGATCGTGGAGATCATCCTCCAAGCCGGCGTGTATGCCGGCATCCCGATCGCCTCCGAAGCCTTCCGCGCCGCCGACCGCGTCATCGCCGCATATCGAGCGGAGAACGGCTAG
- a CDS encoding acetate--CoA ligase family protein translates to MNVDKMEAFAALDHYGIRVARSKYVDSAEDAVAFAERRNAPDPRFVPIVLRVADAAAQTPLESIEAVREAYEAIRRHTAEPILAQVFTGPGTDIVIFGKTDESLGKTIGVHSATHSVQRTVPLGPESARELASEYEGYGHHGSRESARRMLEHLLVRISDLFADTEVRELRVDVRLHENEYSVLDASMSSLKALHIKPRLDKRAHDRKGDEYRPAGRQ, encoded by the coding sequence ATGAACGTCGATAAGATGGAGGCCTTCGCGGCACTCGACCACTATGGAATTCGCGTTGCTCGTAGCAAGTACGTGGACTCTGCCGAAGACGCGGTCGCTTTCGCCGAGCGACGCAATGCGCCGGACCCGCGGTTCGTCCCGATCGTGTTACGTGTCGCGGATGCAGCCGCGCAAACACCGCTGGAAAGCATCGAGGCCGTTCGAGAGGCCTACGAGGCGATTCGCCGCCATACCGCCGAGCCGATTCTGGCGCAAGTCTTTACCGGGCCTGGGACGGATATCGTGATTTTCGGCAAGACCGACGAATCGCTCGGGAAAACCATCGGCGTGCATAGCGCCACGCACAGCGTGCAGCGGACCGTGCCGCTCGGGCCGGAGAGCGCCAGGGAGCTGGCGAGCGAATACGAGGGCTACGGACACCACGGTTCGCGCGAAAGCGCGCGCCGAATGCTCGAACACCTTCTGGTACGCATCTCCGATCTCTTTGCCGACACGGAAGTGCGAGAGCTGCGCGTGGATGTCCGCCTGCATGAAAACGAGTACAGCGTCCTCGACGCCTCGATGTCGTCGCTCAAAGCGCTGCATATCAAACCTCGGCTGGACAAGCGTGCGCACGATCGCAAGGGTGACGAATACCGTCCGGCCGGCCGGCAGTAG
- a CDS encoding ABC transporter substrate-binding protein has product MRRFRLKWSALAIILVAASIIGTSLVHTARAATAPSQIKIGTLYASSGTFAVASQGQYQGLKYWAAAVNKTGGIFVKAYGKKIPVKIIAYDDQSNTSTATTLYNQLITQDKVDVLVADFGSVLTSVAIPLAEEHHMLLVDPTGSGANFFTKKTDYLADVSIPSSTVWPIPLAQFILQQKIKRVAVIYDSNDFDASQAETLKFVLAKGGVTPVYYNGVPTTESNYAVLLHTIAAQRPEAVLEFGYAPNDIAFLRDLASSGLHFNMTFTIFPGQLLALLTKNVGAKALAYTYTYPTPPLVRHDVVNLGDNTSQFVKNFTAAMHQAPNFLDAAGYNTGLIIQNMIARAPAFTQLDFHQALMDMSGKTTTVLGDFKINENGAQLGELLPVAQLVPEGQGVKIVVVFPPGKGTGKPIYPAPQH; this is encoded by the coding sequence ATGCGTAGATTCCGCCTCAAATGGTCGGCACTCGCCATCATCCTCGTCGCCGCAAGTATTATCGGCACGAGCCTCGTCCATACGGCGCGGGCGGCCACCGCGCCCTCGCAGATCAAGATCGGAACGCTCTATGCGAGCAGCGGCACGTTCGCCGTCGCTTCTCAGGGGCAGTATCAGGGCCTGAAGTACTGGGCCGCGGCCGTGAACAAAACCGGCGGCATCTTCGTCAAGGCATACGGCAAGAAGATCCCGGTGAAAATCATCGCCTATGACGACCAGAGCAACACGTCCACCGCGACGACGCTCTACAACCAATTGATCACGCAAGACAAGGTCGACGTGCTGGTTGCCGATTTCGGCTCGGTGCTGACATCGGTCGCGATTCCGTTGGCCGAAGAGCATCACATGCTGCTGGTCGATCCGACCGGTTCGGGCGCGAACTTCTTCACCAAGAAAACCGACTATCTGGCCGACGTCAGCATCCCGTCCTCCACCGTCTGGCCGATCCCGCTTGCGCAATTCATCCTGCAACAGAAGATCAAACGCGTCGCGGTCATCTACGACTCGAATGATTTCGACGCATCGCAAGCCGAGACGCTCAAGTTCGTGCTCGCAAAGGGCGGCGTGACGCCGGTCTATTACAACGGCGTGCCGACCACCGAATCGAACTACGCGGTGCTCCTGCACACCATCGCCGCGCAGCGGCCGGAAGCCGTGTTGGAATTCGGCTACGCACCCAACGATATCGCGTTCCTTCGCGATCTCGCTTCGAGCGGTCTGCATTTCAACATGACCTTCACCATCTTCCCCGGGCAGCTGCTCGCGCTGCTGACCAAAAACGTCGGCGCTAAGGCGCTGGCGTATACCTACACCTACCCGACGCCGCCGCTGGTACGCCACGACGTCGTCAACCTCGGTGACAACACCAGCCAGTTCGTCAAGAACTTCACGGCGGCGATGCACCAGGCGCCGAATTTCCTCGATGCCGCCGGCTACAACACCGGCCTGATCATCCAGAATATGATCGCGAGGGCGCCGGCCTTCACTCAGCTCGATTTCCACCAAGCCTTGATGGATATGTCGGGCAAGACCACGACCGTGCTCGGCGACTTCAAGATCAATGAGAACGGCGCGCAGCTCGGCGAGCTGCTCCCGGTCGCACAACTCGTTCCGGAAGGCCAGGGGGTCAAGATCGTTGTCGTGTTTCCTCCGGGCAAAGGTACCGGCAAGCCCATCTATCCGGCACCGCAGCACTAA
- a CDS encoding SDR family oxidoreductase produces MRFANKTCIVTGGGSGIGRATCLQMAAEGGRVVVADLQLAPAQATVDAIKAAGGTAIAAQVDVGNSTQVQAVVATALSTYGTLDVIVNDAAMMTFTPIADIAEADFFHVITTNLGSVFFFAKYGAPHMPPGSAIVNLSSVHAHATTPNVVPYASSKGAIEAFTRGFAIEMEPRKIRVNGVAPGAVDTPMLWNNPNIKSGVEKVQGAVGKPEDLAAAICFLASDDAAFVNGTTLLADGGRLAHLP; encoded by the coding sequence ATGAGGTTCGCAAACAAAACCTGTATCGTGACGGGCGGCGGCTCGGGAATCGGCCGCGCGACGTGCCTGCAGATGGCCGCCGAGGGCGGGCGCGTCGTCGTTGCCGATCTGCAACTCGCCCCCGCGCAAGCGACTGTCGATGCCATTAAGGCCGCGGGCGGAACGGCGATCGCCGCGCAAGTGGATGTCGGGAACTCGACGCAGGTGCAAGCGGTGGTCGCGACCGCGCTCTCAACCTACGGCACGCTCGATGTGATCGTGAACGACGCCGCGATGATGACCTTTACGCCGATCGCCGATATCGCCGAAGCCGATTTCTTTCACGTCATCACGACGAACCTCGGCTCGGTGTTTTTCTTCGCGAAGTACGGAGCGCCGCACATGCCGCCGGGCTCGGCGATCGTGAACCTGAGTTCGGTGCACGCCCATGCGACCACGCCCAACGTGGTGCCGTATGCCTCGTCGAAGGGCGCGATCGAAGCCTTTACGCGCGGTTTCGCGATCGAGATGGAGCCGCGCAAGATTCGCGTGAACGGCGTTGCGCCGGGTGCCGTCGATACGCCGATGCTCTGGAACAATCCCAACATCAAGAGCGGCGTCGAAAAAGTGCAAGGCGCGGTCGGTAAACCGGAAGATCTCGCCGCGGCGATCTGTTTCCTCGCCTCCGACGATGCCGCATTCGTAAACGGCACGACGCTGCTGGCCGACGGCGGCCGCTTAGCCCACTTGCCATAA
- a CDS encoding DUF2267 domain-containing protein, which yields MKSTDRIAMFDRTVQETYEWLDDIQREVEGGDTWPADAYDRPEALQALRGVLHALRDELGVDQNANLAAQFPTLIRGIYFESWNPPNEPIEHGTAEAFLSKIEDAFTGYEEDFDPEWIAPGVLAVLMRRMPEECAKIKKTLPKDLRDLWSRN from the coding sequence ATGAAAAGTACCGATCGCATCGCGATGTTCGACCGGACCGTCCAAGAAACGTACGAATGGCTCGACGATATTCAGCGCGAGGTAGAAGGCGGCGATACGTGGCCTGCCGATGCGTACGATCGCCCGGAAGCGCTGCAGGCGCTGCGCGGCGTACTGCACGCGTTACGCGACGAACTCGGCGTCGACCAAAATGCGAACCTCGCGGCCCAATTTCCCACGCTGATCCGCGGGATCTATTTCGAAAGTTGGAATCCGCCGAACGAGCCGATCGAACATGGGACGGCGGAGGCGTTCCTCAGTAAAATCGAGGACGCGTTCACCGGCTACGAGGAAGATTTCGACCCGGAATGGATCGCGCCCGGCGTTCTGGCGGTATTGATGCGCCGCATGCCCGAGGAATGCGCCAAGATCAAAAAGACGCTACCTAAAGATCTTCGCGATCTCTGGAGCCGCAACTGA